From the Gadus chalcogrammus isolate NIFS_2021 chromosome 18, NIFS_Gcha_1.0, whole genome shotgun sequence genome, the window GGTGGGGTCTTAGCTGAATTTGAGAGTGTCTCTGGCATGCCAACCCCACAGCTGGTCTTGTTAGAAATAGACGCGAAGGTAACTGAGCCCCAGCCGAGCCATCCCCACTTCCTTCAGGGGACGGTTGCTAGGTCTGGGACAGGGTGTCCCTCttatcctctccctctcactccccctctcctctaNNNNNNNNNNNNNNNNNNNNNNNNNNNNNNNNNNNNNNNNNNNNNNNNNNNNNNNNNNNNNNNNNNNNNNNNNNNNNNNNNNNNNNNNNNNNNNNNNNNNAAAGCAATTCGACTGCACTAATATCTAATCACATAtattactctctccctcttctctctctctctctctgccccgcccccccccccccctctcctcatctctctctctcatctccctctcctctctctctctcgatctctctctctctctcctctctctctctcatctgagctctccccctctctctcccctctctctccctttccttctccctctctctcttcctccctctcactcactctatcgcccccccactctctctctctcttcttcaactcacactccctctgtctctttctctcctctatctgtccatatcgctctctttctaccgcccccctcccgctcactcccccccccctctctctctatccatatctctctcactcccccccccctctctctctctgtccatatctctctcactctctccccccccccccccccctctctctgaagCTGAGGGCTCCTTCGACCACAAGGCGTTCTTCACTAAAGTCGGCCTGGCCGCCAAGTCCCCCGCTGACATCAAGAAGGTGTTTGAGATCATTGACCAGGACAAGAGTGACTTTGTTGAGGAGGATGAGCTGAAGTAAGCACCGCTCAACAACCCCTGATCAGTATCACAAGCTACCCCATCTCACTTTCATTTTGTTCGATTGCCATGTTGTCGTTTTCTtttccctttatgtttttttatcggccgcGCTTCTGAAAGACCACTCGTGTTCGTTCTGTGGTAATGCATCCATTGGACCGGGTGTGATTAAACATGATACTCATGgtggtctctcccccccccccaccccagactGTTCCTCCAGAACTTCAGCGCCGGTGCCAGAGCTCTGAGCGACGCTGAGACCAAGGTCTTCCTGAAGGCCGGAGACTCTGACGGTGACGGCAAGATCGGAGTTGATGGTAAGATTCCTTGTTTTGATTGTCTTTAGCTTGTTGGTTTGTCTGTTGGTTTCTTCCAGTAAGGGGTTTTCCCCTAATGGATTATAAGTCGTTTTAGGTAACAACTTTTATCCAACCACTTTTTTTTGGCACTTTTCCCTCATCACAGAGTTCGGCGCCATGATCAAGGCATAGACTGTTCCTCCACCAACTAGACCAGATGCTTGCCCACCTACTCAGAAGGAACACTGGAGCTGAgaccacctcctcaccctctctcgctcaTCTCTCAACAACAATTTTATATAAATAACCTTtaacctaaccccccccccccctctctctctctcttcctctctctctctctctcattggccGTGCTCAGCCGTCC encodes:
- the LOC130371837 gene encoding parvalbumin beta-like; the encoded protein is MMLTVHSRTSAEIALPKATKSLMLEFCCTHPGSTRMLFPRGAPSDPVRPPHPSPPRPLVPAEGSFDHKAFFTKVGLAAKSPADIKKVFEIIDQDKSDFVEEDELKLFLQNFSAGARALSDAETKVFLKAGDSDGDGKIGVDEFGAMIKA